From Pectobacterium carotovorum, one genomic window encodes:
- a CDS encoding PEP-utilizing enzyme produces MKLEFKTKSDTLAALYRNLKFANILPSYSFTVHEWISNRHKVVEHVLEDDSLTSDIIVRSSCTLEDACSGSSAGAFHSARSLRKENSITKTVNAVIDSYGRIDASDKVLVQPFLKGTKMSGVAFNRDPRTGSHYDVINYTFNDDTSLVTSGRGTDLRTYISSCNSEVEHGELKGVILLLRELESIYGDRPLDIEFAVDSDHQLILLQVRPFVGVPIANVEVCRHQQLLREIQDATSEFLAPDSRLSGQKGLLGIMPDWNPAEILGVRPRRLALSLYRFLITDTVWATERRKYGYRDTRYIPLIVSLHGIPYVDVRASFNSLVPADLPQSICDRFVSSCLQRLIDNPQLHDKVEFEVIPTCYTFDIDAKLDKLSDINSEDKLSIKRSLLNLTQSYFSGNGRKRIASDQAKLNKLVQLQRAGEQSSISDVARIYQTLVECRKYGTAPFAGLARAAFIGMDILRSAVNQGIISEQTYSHFLASLRAPASRLLEDMPRLERDDFLRIYGHLRPGTYDIRVPSYSQDPDRYLSFDMPFNKNRINWQLDPEEERALESALAKEGLIISAYSLMEFIQQAVVAREEAKFIFSRSVSRVLDIIRNLGLKLGFNEDALSNSDIMDIIESRTNSSGLKRTLEASICRGREHDIETHSLTLPPLITAQGDVSAFHIPTARPNFITRKVAEGCIRSADSEDLKNAIVMIPNADPGFDWLFGKGILALITAYGGSNSHMAIRAAELEVPAIIGAGESLFNSWLSARKLRIDCSVERVEVIE; encoded by the coding sequence ATGAAATTGGAATTTAAAACTAAATCTGACACACTTGCTGCCCTTTATCGTAATCTTAAATTTGCAAATATTTTGCCTAGTTATTCTTTCACCGTTCATGAATGGATATCTAACCGACATAAAGTAGTTGAACATGTACTTGAAGATGATAGCCTCACCTCTGATATTATTGTTCGTTCAAGTTGCACTCTCGAAGACGCTTGTTCCGGAAGCAGTGCTGGTGCTTTTCATTCAGCAAGAAGTTTACGCAAAGAGAATTCAATAACGAAGACGGTTAATGCCGTAATTGATTCTTATGGCCGAATTGATGCGTCTGATAAGGTTCTTGTTCAACCTTTTCTGAAAGGGACTAAAATGAGTGGGGTTGCGTTTAATCGCGATCCTCGAACTGGTTCACATTATGATGTCATAAATTATACTTTTAATGATGACACGTCTCTGGTGACATCTGGACGTGGAACCGATTTGCGGACATATATTTCATCGTGTAATTCTGAGGTTGAGCATGGTGAATTAAAAGGTGTCATTCTTCTCCTCCGAGAATTGGAATCCATTTATGGCGATCGGCCTCTTGATATAGAGTTTGCTGTCGATTCCGATCATCAGTTGATTTTATTACAAGTCAGACCATTTGTGGGCGTTCCTATTGCCAATGTGGAGGTTTGCAGACATCAGCAGCTTTTGCGTGAAATACAGGATGCGACTTCGGAGTTCCTGGCTCCAGATTCGCGCCTCTCTGGACAGAAAGGGTTGTTGGGGATTATGCCAGACTGGAATCCTGCCGAGATTCTTGGTGTCCGGCCCCGTCGATTGGCGTTATCTCTATATCGATTTCTTATAACGGATACCGTGTGGGCAACTGAGAGAAGGAAATACGGTTACAGGGATACACGATATATTCCATTGATTGTGAGTTTACACGGTATTCCGTATGTGGATGTTCGTGCGAGTTTCAATTCACTCGTGCCTGCGGATTTGCCTCAATCTATTTGTGATCGCTTTGTCTCATCTTGTTTACAAAGGCTTATTGATAATCCTCAATTGCATGACAAGGTAGAATTTGAGGTTATTCCTACGTGTTATACTTTTGATATTGATGCCAAACTCGACAAACTCTCGGATATTAATTCAGAAGATAAATTATCTATCAAACGTTCGCTGTTGAACCTTACGCAAAGCTATTTTTCGGGTAATGGTCGCAAAAGGATTGCATCCGATCAGGCGAAGCTCAACAAACTTGTTCAACTTCAGAGAGCGGGCGAGCAATCCAGCATTTCTGATGTAGCACGGATCTATCAAACATTGGTTGAATGTAGAAAATATGGGACGGCTCCCTTTGCTGGATTAGCTCGTGCTGCATTCATTGGTATGGATATTCTAAGGTCGGCCGTGAATCAGGGCATTATTTCCGAACAGACATATTCCCATTTTTTGGCTTCACTCAGAGCCCCTGCTTCCAGGCTTCTTGAAGACATGCCTCGCCTTGAACGGGATGATTTTTTGAGAATTTACGGCCATTTGCGCCCTGGAACCTATGACATAAGGGTTCCCTCCTATTCTCAGGACCCTGATCGGTATCTCTCATTTGATATGCCATTTAATAAAAATCGTATTAATTGGCAGCTTGATCCAGAAGAGGAAAGAGCACTGGAATCCGCTCTAGCGAAAGAAGGGCTGATAATCAGCGCGTATTCTCTGATGGAGTTTATACAGCAGGCCGTTGTCGCGAGAGAAGAAGCCAAATTTATCTTTAGCCGATCGGTATCACGTGTGTTGGATATTATTCGTAATCTTGGGCTGAAACTTGGATTTAACGAGGATGCCCTTTCAAACTCTGACATCATGGATATCATTGAATCACGAACAAACAGCAGTGGTCTGAAGAGAACATTGGAAGCGTCTATTTGCCGAGGAAGAGAGCATGACATAGAGACACATTCACTTACGCTTCCTCCACTTATCACTGCTCAGGGAGATGTTTCAGCCTTTCATATTCCCACTGCTCGACCAAATTTCATAACGAGAAAGGTTGCGGAAGGTTGTATTAGGTCTGCCGACAGTGAGGATTTGAAAAATGCAATTGTCATGATTCCTAACGCCGATCCTGGTTTTGATTGGTTATTCGGGAAAGGTATCCTGGCTCTCATTACCGCCTATGGTGGCTCTAATTCACACATGGCTATCAGGGCTGCTGAACTTGAGGTTCCCGCGATTATTGGGGCGGGAGAGTCGCTGTTTAATTCATGGTTATCTGCCAGAAAACTTCGTATTGATTGTTCCGTCGAACGTGTGGAGGTCATCGAATGA